A region of Chelonoidis abingdonii isolate Lonesome George chromosome 8, CheloAbing_2.0, whole genome shotgun sequence DNA encodes the following proteins:
- the SLC25A53 gene encoding solute carrier family 25 member 53 codes for MGDKARMQHGDPERREEEERRWNSRSYNVGAISSFLSTLVTFPIYKTIFRQQIHAFSIQEAIQQLRQEGMRRFYRGLFPPLLSKTLQGTLLFGTHDSLLLLLTSNPSEPCTLGQRWTAGFLSGSVEALVLNPFERVQNVLQDGRKDARFPNTRSILQEFNSYGLKERLVVGYYRGLSPVLLRNSLGSALYFSFKDPLRDDLATRGLPSWLPALVSGSVNGTVTCLALYPLSVLIANMQSQVVGRDLLGLWQSVWSVWESHGRKLTLLYRGGSLLVLRSCLTWGLTTAIHDFLKENTGQKSQEE; via the coding sequence ATGGGGGACAAGGCCAGGATGCAGCACGGAGAccctgagaggagggaggaggaagagagaaggtggAACTCCAGGAGTTACAATGTAGGGGCCATCTCCAGCTTCCTCTCTACCCTTGTTACCTTCCCCATCTACAAGACCATCTTCCGCCAGCAGATCCATGCCTTTTCCATACAGGAGGCCATACAGCAACTGCGCCAGGAGGGCATGCGCCGCTTCTACCGGGGCCTCTTCCCACCACTCTTGTCCAAGACGCTCCAGGGAACCCTGTTGTTTGGCACCCATGACAGCTTGCTGCTTCTCCTCACCAGCAACCCTTCTGAGCCTTGCACGCTGGGGCAGCGGTGGACAGCAGGCTTCCTGTCTGGCTCAGTAGAGGCCTTAGTCCTGAACCCCTTTGAGCGGGTCCAGAATGTCCTGCAAGATGGACGGAAAGATGCCAGGTTCCCAAACACCCGCAGCATCCTGCAGGAATTCAACTCATATGGTCTGAAGGAAAGGCTGGTTGTAGGCTACTACCGTGGCCTCAGCCCCGTCCTGCTGCGGAACAGCCTGGGCAGTGCACTGTACTTCTCTTTTAAGGATCCCCTCCGTGATGACCTGGCCACGAGGGGCTTACCtagctggctccctgccctggtgtctggcagcGTTAATGGGACAGTGACTTGCCTGGCGCTGTACCCTCTGAGTGTCCTTATTGCTAACATGCAGTCTCAGGTTGTGGGGAGGGATCTCCTCGGCCTCTGGCAGTCTGTGTGGTCTGTCTGGGAGTCACACGGGAGGAAGCTGACCCTTCTCTATCGGGGCGGCTCCCTCCTTGTCCTCAGGTCCTGCCTGACATGGGGTCTCACCACTGCCATCCATGACTTCCTGAAAGAGAACACAGGACAGAAGTCCCAGGAGGAATAA
- the LOC116820006 gene encoding thymosin beta-15A homolog: MGCNLFLTNLAKMCDKPDLSEVEKFDKKKLKKTNTEEKNTLPSKETIEQEKECVKSS, translated from the exons ATGGGTTGTAACTTGTTTCTTACTAATTTAGCTAAAATGTGTGACAAACCAGACCTCTCTGAAGTTGAGAAATTTGACAAGAAGAAGCTGAAAAAGACGAACACGGAGGAGAAGAACACACTCCCGTCAAAGGAGA CCATCGAGCAGGAGAAAGAATGTGTGAAGTCTTCATAG